In the genome of Dermacentor variabilis isolate Ectoservices chromosome 5, ASM5094787v1, whole genome shotgun sequence, one region contains:
- the LOC142583657 gene encoding uncharacterized protein LOC142583657 produces the protein MAASSQAGFLLFLANIALGSLVNSVVSNFESAPPEITWATAQARGSEPLMDDQLSCQRNDFAQPTRASSDASYSHTKCFQKFHPENHIFGTMVRIGSPSSIIVLLSRVLSFLASTMTEGGSATFSMNFTFISELCDGNASSYISHKEVCSTGLGSSCSPCFSDKSTGLACKEHFFAGFRSLQHDENAFHAFTAIDFSSFALLLSILPPAPKKLNELSIEDKILLFLIKLKHGLPFSFLSVLFGIHKTTASRIFKGLLVNIHAATRKWLYWSSQAAVLATLPPCFKLHYPKCRVVIDCTELETEVPPGIEKQNMWYSDYKGRHTIKYLVGIAPNGLITFLSKGFGGRTSDGTLTVESGLLSLLEPGDVVLADKGFPDIKTGVGAQDATLVMPAFATSPQFTESEVDATYETASVRIHVERVIQRLKIYDIITRRIPHELTGYADEILHVLAVRTNLKKPIFAKLQK, from the exons atggcagcCTCATCCCAAGCTGGCTTCTTACTGTTCTTGGCCAACATAGCCTTGGGATCACTCGTGAACAGTGTGGTCTCCAACTTTGAGAGTGCTCCACCTGAAATCACCTGGGCCACCGCGCAGGCCCGAGGATCCGAGCCCCTCATGGACGATCAGCTCAGCT GTCAGCGCAACGACTTTGCCCAACCTACACGAGCTTCTTCTGATGCCTCTTATAGTCATACAAAATGCTTCCAAAAGTTCCACCCTGAGAACCACATCTTCGGCACGATGGTCAGGATCGGCTCTCCTTCGTCGATCATCGTCCTGCTGAGCCGGGTGCTAAGCTTCCTT GCGTCAACAATGACGGAAGGCGGCAGCGCTACTTTCAGCATGAACTTCACATTTATTTCAGAGTTGTGCGATGGAAATGCGTCATCCTACATCAGTCACAAAGAAGTGTGCAGCACAGGCTTGGGCAGCTCATGCAGTCCATGCTTTTCAGACAAAAGCACTGGGCTGGCGTGCAAAGAGCATTTCTTCGCAGGGTTTAGATCTCTTCAGCATGATGAAAACGCCTTTCATGCGTTTACAGCAATTGATTTTTCTTCATTTGCTCTGCTGTTAAGCATACTGCCACCTGCTCCAAAAAAGTTGAATGAGCTGTCTATTGAAGACAAGATACTGTTATTTTTGATCAAACTTAAGCATGGGCTGCCATTCTCTTTTCTCAGTGTTCTTTTTGGCATCCACAAAACAACAGCGTCTCGTATCTTCAAGGGTCTACTTGTTAACATCCATGCTGCTACAAGGAAATGGCTATACTGGTCATCACAAGCAGCTGTTCTGGCCACTTTACCTCCATGCTTCAAACTGCACTATCCGAAATGCAGAGTTGTCATAGATTGCACTGAACTTGAAACTGAAGTGCCTCCAGGAATTGAAAAACAAAACATGTGGTATTCGGACTACAAAGGAAGGCACACAATCAAGTACCTTGTTGGAATAGCTCCGAATGGGCTTATCACTTTTCTTTCAAAGGGGTTTGGAGGTAGAACGAGTGATGGCACGCTAACTGTTGAATCAGGTCTTTTGTCCCTTCTTGAACCAGGAGATGTTGTCTTAGCCGATAAAGGATTTCCAGACATAAAAACAGGTGTTGGCGCGCAGGATGCAACGTTGGTGATGCCAGCTTTTGCTACCAGCCCACAATTCACGGAGTCTGAAGTGGATGCCACATATGAAACCGCCTCCGTGCGCATTCATGTAGAAAGAGTGATTCAGAGGCTCAAAATTTATGATATCATTACACGCAGGATACCACACGAGCTGACTGGCTATGCTGATGAGATTCTTCACGTGCTAGCAGTGCGAACAAACCTGAAGAAACCTATTTTTGCCAAACTACAGAAATAA